One segment of Chthonomonas sp. DNA contains the following:
- the flhA gene encoding flagellar biosynthesis protein FlhA produces the protein MQLLNRILRQTDLMLGAALMLMIAMLIIPLPHWVLDLGLVVSMAAAVIILLASVNVDDPLKFSVFPSMLLLTTLQRLALSFAATKLILGTGEAGHVIETFGNLVMGGDFFVGFVAFCILMIVQFIVITNGAGRVSEVTARFTLDAMPGKQMAIDADLAAGLIDEVEAKERRKAVKREADFYGAMDGASKFVKGDAIASVLIIIVNIIGGFVVGFMRGEGDALTILQTYALLSVGEGLVSQIPALLISTASGLLVTRAGQERHMGSELLSQLLGQPRALMAAGFTLCTFAFIPGFPAFIFLGAGGGLLALSRLANQHGAAITKQLAPKEEPQTARQLAAAAAVAGNPGAPETIMPLLGVDALEFEVGYGITRLADPKSGGDLPDRVTATRRQVATELGFVMPSVRIRDSVALSANEYVIKVRGEEIARATIDPDRLLAIGSGGVALIGQPCQEPVFGLDALWIDAGLRDQAEIEGYTVVEPTAMMATHLSEVVKSHAAELLSRQDVMNLVENAKAHNAAVVEELIPSQMTVGDVQKVLQHLLRERVPVRDMVTILETLADFASRVKDPDQLGELVRAAINRTITRQVIDQDNRLYCLTLEPALERALQEALQQTSMGAVLALDPVEQQRVLDQLREESDRAVAQGMNPVLLCNTNLRLPLSRVVSRYLPTLSVLAYNEVAARADVEIIGAVKALAA, from the coding sequence ATGCAGTTGCTCAACCGGATCTTACGTCAGACCGACTTGATGCTTGGCGCAGCGCTCATGCTGATGATCGCCATGCTGATCATCCCCCTGCCCCATTGGGTGCTTGACCTCGGGTTGGTTGTCTCGATGGCCGCTGCCGTCATCATTCTGCTCGCTTCGGTGAACGTAGACGACCCGCTGAAGTTCAGCGTCTTCCCTTCGATGCTGCTACTGACAACGCTCCAGCGACTTGCGCTCAGCTTTGCCGCTACCAAACTGATCCTGGGAACAGGTGAAGCGGGGCACGTCATCGAAACCTTTGGCAACCTGGTTATGGGAGGCGACTTCTTCGTTGGGTTTGTCGCGTTCTGTATCCTCATGATCGTTCAGTTCATCGTCATCACGAATGGTGCCGGACGCGTGAGCGAAGTCACTGCTCGATTTACCTTGGACGCCATGCCCGGTAAGCAGATGGCGATCGACGCCGACCTCGCTGCCGGTCTGATCGATGAAGTCGAGGCGAAGGAACGCCGCAAGGCAGTCAAGCGCGAAGCCGATTTCTACGGTGCGATGGACGGCGCGAGTAAGTTTGTCAAGGGCGACGCCATCGCCAGCGTCCTCATCATCATCGTCAACATCATCGGCGGCTTCGTGGTCGGATTCATGCGCGGCGAAGGCGACGCTCTGACCATTCTGCAGACGTACGCGCTGCTGTCGGTAGGCGAAGGTCTCGTCTCGCAAATCCCCGCTCTGCTCATCTCGACCGCAAGCGGTCTGCTGGTCACCCGCGCCGGTCAAGAGCGGCATATGGGTAGCGAGTTGCTGAGCCAGTTGCTCGGGCAGCCTCGCGCGCTCATGGCGGCGGGCTTCACGCTGTGCACATTTGCCTTCATCCCCGGCTTCCCCGCATTCATATTCCTTGGTGCAGGCGGCGGACTTCTCGCCCTGAGCCGACTGGCCAATCAGCACGGTGCGGCGATCACGAAGCAGCTTGCTCCAAAAGAGGAACCGCAGACCGCCCGACAGTTGGCTGCCGCGGCCGCGGTCGCTGGTAACCCCGGCGCGCCGGAGACCATCATGCCCCTGCTCGGTGTCGATGCGCTCGAATTTGAAGTTGGATACGGCATTACGCGCCTGGCCGATCCGAAATCGGGAGGCGACCTGCCTGACCGAGTGACGGCAACTCGCCGCCAAGTGGCAACCGAACTTGGCTTCGTGATGCCCAGCGTCCGCATTCGCGATAGTGTCGCACTGAGTGCGAACGAATACGTCATCAAGGTGCGCGGCGAAGAGATCGCCCGGGCCACCATCGACCCCGATCGTCTGCTGGCCATTGGATCTGGCGGAGTCGCGCTCATCGGACAGCCTTGCCAAGAGCCAGTATTCGGCCTTGATGCGCTTTGGATCGATGCCGGGCTGCGTGATCAAGCAGAAATAGAGGGGTATACCGTCGTCGAACCGACCGCAATGATGGCCACTCACCTCAGCGAAGTTGTGAAAAGCCACGCCGCCGAATTGCTCAGTCGCCAGGACGTGATGAATTTGGTCGAGAACGCAAAGGCACATAACGCCGCGGTCGTCGAGGAACTCATCCCCAGCCAGATGACCGTCGGCGATGTGCAGAAAGTCCTACAGCATCTGCTCCGCGAGCGGGTTCCTGTCCGCGACATGGTGACCATCCTCGAAACCCTTGCCGATTTTGCAAGCCGCGTCAAGGATCCCGATCAACTCGGCGAACTGGTCCGCGCGGCCATCAACCGGACCATCACGCGTCAGGTCATCGACCAAGACAACAGACTTTACTGTCTAACCCTGGAGCCCGCGCTGGAACGCGCTCTCCAAGAAGCCTTGCAGCAGACAAGTATGGGCGCGGTCCTCGCGCTCGATCCAGTGGAACAACAACGGGTCCTCGACCAGCTCCGCGAGGAGTCCGATCGCGCCGTCGCCCAAGGGATGAACCCCGTGCTGCTTTGCAACACGAACCTGCGACTCCCGCTCTCACGCGTGGTCTCCCGTTACCTGCCAACGCTTTCCGTCCTCGCCTACAATGAGGTCGCGGCACGGGCAGACGTCGAGATCATCGGTGCAGTCAAGGCATTGGCCGCCTAA
- a CDS encoding DUF4623 domain-containing protein, whose translation MRKLSIFGLVAVAVAANASPVTSFNPMATFGAGGLANGWLENSEHGYTANPTGDRIRGMAYNAATNKVVIADRSAAGTAALKIHNAITGAYEGNYDMTGVSGGTFGFSKVAIAADGTTYASNLTTNNAGTSTYKIYKWTSPGSAPTVVYNGLVPDPVLLAGNGFRLGDTLDLIGTGANTRLVAGYANSSVAAQTGERGFAIFTDNGAGGLNVNSINTFSPALPGDLGFRLGNTFVTPNSLVGIGDQGFRFASSIDLTTNSANQVVSTGMTGNQRAVDYIQVGNCKLLASIDLFSGSTAAVNDGAMVVRIFDASNPASLGTVVSARAVPLGTVINGNLNQSGEVKWGAVTPAAQGYDLTLYALTTNNGVQAFNVHVVPEPGTWITMGLGALALVARRRKKA comes from the coding sequence ATGCGAAAACTGAGCATTTTTGGCTTGGTCGCGGTGGCGGTTGCTGCCAACGCGAGCCCGGTTACCTCGTTCAACCCGATGGCTACGTTCGGTGCGGGCGGTCTTGCAAACGGCTGGCTTGAGAATAGTGAGCACGGCTACACTGCAAACCCAACCGGCGACCGAATCCGTGGCATGGCCTACAACGCCGCCACCAATAAGGTCGTCATTGCTGACCGATCGGCAGCTGGCACCGCAGCCCTGAAGATTCACAACGCGATCACGGGCGCCTACGAGGGGAACTACGACATGACCGGCGTCAGCGGCGGTACGTTTGGGTTCAGCAAGGTCGCCATCGCGGCAGACGGCACCACATACGCCTCAAATTTGACAACGAATAACGCTGGGACGTCCACGTACAAGATCTACAAGTGGACATCGCCGGGTTCCGCTCCGACGGTCGTCTATAACGGCCTTGTTCCGGATCCTGTCCTTCTTGCTGGCAATGGATTCCGACTTGGCGACACGCTTGACCTGATCGGTACGGGCGCAAACACGCGCCTCGTCGCGGGATACGCGAACTCGTCGGTCGCAGCACAGACTGGCGAGCGCGGCTTCGCGATCTTCACCGACAATGGTGCGGGCGGACTAAACGTCAACAGCATCAACACGTTCTCGCCAGCCTTGCCCGGCGACCTCGGCTTCCGGCTGGGCAACACCTTCGTGACCCCCAACTCGTTAGTCGGTATTGGCGATCAGGGTTTCCGCTTCGCGAGCTCGATTGACCTTACCACGAACAGCGCCAACCAGGTCGTTTCCACCGGTATGACGGGCAACCAGCGCGCAGTCGACTACATCCAAGTCGGCAACTGCAAGCTCCTGGCTTCGATCGACCTGTTCTCGGGTAGCACGGCCGCAGTCAACGATGGCGCGATGGTCGTCCGCATCTTCGACGCATCGAATCCTGCTTCCCTCGGTACGGTCGTGTCGGCTCGTGCGGTACCTCTTGGAACCGTGATCAACGGCAACCTTAACCAGTCCGGGGAAGTCAAGTGGGGCGCGGTCACTCCGGCCGCCCAGGGTTATGACCTGACCCTGTACGCACTGACCACCAACAACGGTGTCCAGGCGTTCAACGTTCACGTCGTACCTGAGCCCGGCACTTGGATTACCATGGGCCTCGGCGCACTGGCGCTCGTCGCCCGACGCCGCAAGAAGGCCTAA
- a CDS encoding YHS domain-containing protein yields the protein MIKKLLALSVLCACSLAFTGCGNKGTDTASSSTTTEVKTPGATGAVEPVAYTNAEGKLLCPVMGTVVESPEKAVGHQDYEGKRYYFCCGGCPEKFKADPAKYAKK from the coding sequence ATGATTAAAAAACTTCTCGCTCTTTCCGTTCTCTGCGCTTGCTCGCTCGCTTTCACTGGGTGTGGCAACAAAGGCACTGACACCGCTTCTAGCTCGACCACGACCGAAGTGAAGACGCCAGGTGCAACCGGAGCTGTAGAGCCCGTGGCGTACACGAACGCCGAAGGGAAGCTGCTCTGCCCCGTGATGGGTACCGTGGTCGAGAGCCCGGAGAAGGCCGTTGGTCACCAGGACTACGAAGGGAAGCGCTACTACTTCTGCTGTGGCGGCTGCCCGGAGAAGTTCAAGGCCGACCCTGCCAAGTACGCCAAGAAGTAA
- a CDS encoding NADH-quinone oxidoreductase subunit B, with the protein MPKRIETVVLHDSATPVLGDIQKGGSVIVTSLDTLVSQARAHALWPLTFGLACCAIEMMCTVASRFDLARFGSEAFRATPRQADVMIIAGRLSKKMAPVLRQIYDQMPEPKWVISMGACASSGGVYNNYAIVQGADQVVPVDVYVPGCPPSPDALIYAVLKLQQKIKGQKPRSLKELRLIEVNPRTLDEVRA; encoded by the coding sequence ATGCCGAAGCGAATCGAGACGGTCGTTCTTCACGATAGCGCGACACCCGTTCTTGGAGACATCCAGAAGGGCGGGAGTGTCATCGTCACCAGCCTTGACACGCTGGTCAGCCAGGCTAGGGCGCATGCGCTCTGGCCGCTTACCTTCGGTTTGGCGTGCTGCGCCATCGAAATGATGTGCACAGTGGCCTCACGATTCGACTTGGCCCGATTCGGGTCGGAAGCATTCCGAGCCACCCCGCGCCAGGCCGACGTCATGATCATCGCCGGTCGGTTGAGCAAGAAGATGGCGCCGGTGCTCCGACAGATCTACGACCAGATGCCCGAACCCAAGTGGGTGATCAGCATGGGGGCGTGCGCCTCCTCGGGCGGGGTCTACAACAACTATGCAATCGTACAGGGGGCCGACCAAGTCGTTCCCGTCGATGTGTACGTCCCGGGTTGCCCGCCATCGCCCGACGCCCTCATCTATGCGGTTTTGAAGCTGCAGCAGAAGATCAAGGGCCAGAAGCCGCGGTCTCTCAAGGAGCTTCGACTCATCGAAGTCAACCCGCGTACGCTGGACGAGGTGCGGGCATGA